A genomic window from Flintibacter sp. KGMB00164 includes:
- a CDS encoding trypsin-like peptidase domain-containing protein, with amino-acid sequence MTQQPQDLWQGGPWEQPSPHYPTPPAVVIPPRAPDILRPKRRRPRRALLIFLLVFVLLLGLAVGMLVVRYLLPQTGGGNDPQISQTSQSEDPFGKLERAQTGTGVTVPISQASGPALTATEIYEKNVNSIVSIEGEGEDSYGSGTGVVMTQDGYIITNAHVVADMRRVRVIFSDDSILPARLVGADAEEDIAVLKVEAEGLTPAEFGDSDQLRCGDMVVAIGDPLGYRTSITQGIVSALNRTVEVDGILMDLIQTSAPINFGNSGGALINDHGQVVGITTIKIVSDDGTVEGLGFAIPMARVKLVADRLIAGRPAAMLGITVLTQPEESGGLRVYEVVQDSNAWQAGVREDDILLSVNGVSVDSLDRLKQIVASLVVGNEATVRILRDGQELEFSFVIQSREALG; translated from the coding sequence ATGACGCAGCAACCGCAAGATCTCTGGCAGGGCGGCCCTTGGGAGCAGCCCTCTCCGCACTATCCAACTCCACCGGCCGTGGTGATTCCGCCTCGCGCTCCCGATATTTTGCGGCCCAAGCGCCGCCGCCCCAGACGGGCACTGCTGATTTTTCTTCTGGTGTTTGTCCTGCTGCTGGGATTGGCGGTAGGTATGCTTGTCGTGCGCTACCTCTTGCCGCAGACGGGCGGGGGAAACGATCCCCAGATTTCTCAGACTTCTCAATCGGAGGATCCCTTTGGTAAGCTGGAGCGGGCACAAACAGGGACAGGCGTAACTGTGCCGATCAGCCAAGCCTCGGGTCCAGCTCTAACCGCCACAGAGATCTATGAAAAAAATGTAAATTCCATCGTTTCCATTGAAGGCGAAGGAGAAGACAGCTATGGGTCAGGTACTGGTGTAGTCATGACTCAGGACGGCTATATTATTACCAACGCCCATGTCGTGGCGGATATGCGCCGGGTACGGGTGATTTTCTCTGATGATTCTATCTTACCTGCCAGACTGGTGGGTGCTGATGCGGAGGAGGATATCGCGGTTCTTAAAGTGGAAGCAGAGGGACTGACTCCGGCAGAATTCGGCGATTCCGATCAGCTGCGCTGCGGAGATATGGTGGTTGCCATTGGTGACCCCTTGGGGTACCGGACCTCCATTACCCAAGGGATCGTATCCGCTCTGAACCGGACTGTAGAGGTGGATGGGATCCTGATGGACCTCATTCAAACCAGTGCCCCTATCAATTTTGGCAATTCCGGCGGCGCACTCATCAATGACCACGGTCAGGTGGTAGGAATCACCACTATTAAGATCGTTTCGGATGATGGTACCGTGGAAGGGCTGGGCTTTGCGATTCCTATGGCCCGGGTCAAGCTGGTGGCTGATCGCCTGATTGCCGGTCGTCCGGCGGCTATGCTGGGCATCACAGTGCTCACACAACCAGAAGAATCTGGCGGACTGAGAGTCTATGAGGTCGTGCAAGATAGTAACGCCTGGCAGGCCGGCGTTCGCGAGGATGATATCCTGCTGAGCGTGAATGGTGTCAGTGTGGACAGCCTCGACCGCTTAAAACAGATTGTAGCCAGTCTGGTTGTGGGAAATGAAGCCACAGTGCGTATTTTACGGGATGGTCAAGAACTGGAGTTTTCCTTTGTCATTCAGAGCCGGGAAGCGCTAGGGTAA
- a CDS encoding S-layer homology domain-containing protein, with protein MRNLKRALSLLLSSTMVLGMLVMGSSAASYTDVTSEENVEAIEVLKAVGVMTGDENGNFNPDKAVTRNEMAVVMANLLNLDYDYYTGAKTSFTDVPEWAAKYVAACQANGIIAGYSNTIFGGNDNVTAAQAALMMMKALGYFQYQGDFENDWQLATVKQASKIDLYDGINAGATTAMTRNEIAQLVLNTLEADMVEFNGTVGTDITTSDGTTITIGYRAQYDPYASVKGDYTAASGYTRDGYLQLAEELFGSDLRKTTGTSDVFERPSTSWTYNKSGVVKNVGTFADKPVLTYTEAVELGTIYTELGLSANKAAANVTFHVDGAAEASPYTGYTISKGDKTEIGGNGVLTEVFVNDTTNDVTVTMTNTYAGEVTSVRAATSTKDANITVTPLNTTRGGNFETEDFKVDDIVYYTYSNKAGDVGVQSVALAEQVTGKLSGYTAGKSVVVDGTTYKFNAAAVISTSELAGAINNDVTLTLDQYGYVLDVDVSATSTNYAVVLKYSDATTWEDAKAELLFTDGTTKVVNLSGNVTKLAGGKLTEGDIVSYTINNKDKYVLTVLNDATTQASATTMVTKGNATMTAIDGITAVNGKTIFLIATKSGSDTVYTSYTGIANVPTVSVSAASTEVGVYAKNGSVATVVYINATEAGSSVTGSSDNVVFVLGDSSVARSYDSVKGYYYTYNAIVNGEITTIESATQHTTFGMYNTITEDGNGVVTLSNTTGITNGNGTGKEANGSITLNSTVLSYADDCQVFYIDTDKNISVSSIGGIADDTSDQVWYKVVDNEVVAIVIYQQIGTTSAFSVKYQLQSGPAGSPVSSGSFTSGNYTFSDGGSRSAGDVLSLTATAVDAGATVSFSAPQTLVAGTTSYAFTYTVTAENGTSATGTITVTFSSVA; from the coding sequence ATGAGAAACCTGAAGCGTGCTCTCAGCCTGCTCCTGTCCTCTACCATGGTTCTTGGTATGCTGGTCATGGGCTCTAGCGCTGCGAGCTACACCGATGTGACTTCCGAAGAGAACGTGGAAGCCATTGAGGTTCTGAAGGCCGTCGGCGTCATGACTGGCGATGAGAACGGTAACTTCAATCCTGACAAGGCCGTTACCCGCAATGAGATGGCTGTTGTCATGGCCAACCTGTTGAATCTGGACTATGACTACTATACTGGTGCCAAGACCAGCTTTACTGATGTCCCTGAGTGGGCCGCCAAGTATGTGGCTGCCTGCCAGGCTAACGGCATTATCGCTGGTTACAGCAACACAATCTTTGGTGGTAACGACAATGTGACTGCGGCTCAGGCTGCTCTGATGATGATGAAGGCCCTGGGCTACTTCCAGTATCAGGGTGACTTCGAGAACGACTGGCAGCTGGCCACCGTGAAGCAGGCCTCCAAGATCGACCTGTATGACGGCATCAACGCCGGTGCTACCACCGCTATGACCCGTAATGAGATTGCTCAGCTGGTGCTGAACACTCTGGAGGCCGACATGGTGGAGTTCAACGGCACTGTCGGTACCGACATCACCACTTCTGACGGCACTACCATTACCATCGGTTATCGCGCCCAGTATGATCCCTATGCCAGCGTGAAGGGTGACTACACTGCTGCCTCCGGCTATACTCGTGATGGCTATCTCCAGCTGGCTGAGGAGCTGTTTGGCAGCGACCTGAGAAAGACCACTGGTACCAGCGATGTATTTGAGCGTCCTTCCACCTCCTGGACTTATAATAAGTCCGGCGTGGTGAAGAATGTTGGTACTTTCGCTGACAAGCCTGTTCTGACCTACACCGAGGCCGTGGAGCTGGGTACCATTTATACCGAGCTTGGCCTGTCCGCTAACAAGGCTGCCGCTAACGTCACCTTCCATGTTGACGGCGCTGCTGAGGCCTCTCCCTACACTGGTTATACCATTAGTAAGGGCGACAAGACCGAGATCGGCGGCAACGGTGTTCTGACCGAGGTCTTTGTGAACGACACCACCAACGATGTGACCGTGACCATGACCAATACCTACGCCGGTGAGGTTACTTCCGTCCGTGCTGCTACCAGCACCAAGGATGCCAATATCACTGTTACTCCTCTGAACACCACCCGCGGCGGCAACTTTGAGACCGAGGACTTCAAGGTTGACGATATCGTTTACTACACCTATTCCAACAAGGCCGGCGATGTGGGCGTGCAGTCTGTTGCCCTGGCCGAGCAGGTTACCGGCAAGCTGAGCGGCTACACCGCTGGCAAGTCCGTGGTTGTGGATGGTACTACCTATAAGTTCAACGCCGCTGCTGTGATTTCCACCAGCGAGCTGGCCGGTGCCATTAATAACGATGTGACCCTGACTCTGGATCAGTACGGCTATGTTCTGGATGTGGATGTTTCCGCTACCTCCACTAACTATGCCGTGGTTCTGAAGTACAGCGATGCTACCACCTGGGAAGATGCCAAGGCTGAGCTGCTGTTCACTGACGGCACCACCAAAGTGGTCAACCTGTCCGGCAATGTTACCAAGCTGGCTGGCGGCAAACTGACTGAGGGCGACATTGTTTCCTACACCATTAACAACAAGGATAAGTATGTTCTGACTGTCCTGAATGATGCTACTACCCAGGCTTCTGCTACCACTATGGTAACTAAGGGTAACGCCACCATGACCGCTATTGACGGCATCACTGCTGTTAACGGCAAGACTATCTTCCTGATTGCCACCAAGAGCGGCAGCGACACCGTGTACACTTCTTACACTGGTATTGCCAATGTTCCCACCGTTAGCGTTTCCGCCGCTTCCACTGAGGTTGGTGTCTACGCCAAGAATGGCTCTGTTGCTACCGTGGTGTACATCAATGCTACCGAGGCCGGCAGCTCTGTGACTGGTTCTAGCGACAATGTGGTGTTCGTTCTGGGCGATAGCTCTGTGGCCCGTTCTTACGATTCCGTCAAGGGTTACTACTACACCTATAATGCCATTGTGAACGGCGAGATTACCACCATTGAGTCCGCCACTCAGCACACCACCTTTGGCATGTACAACACCATTACTGAGGATGGCAACGGTGTGGTGACTCTGTCCAATACCACTGGTATCACCAACGGCAATGGTACTGGCAAGGAGGCCAACGGCTCCATCACTCTGAACAGCACTGTCCTGTCTTATGCGGATGACTGCCAGGTCTTCTATATCGACACCGATAAGAACATCTCTGTCTCCAGCATCGGTGGCATTGCTGACGACACCAGCGATCAGGTCTGGTACAAGGTGGTTGACAACGAGGTCGTTGCTATTGTGATCTATCAGCAGATTGGTACTACCAGCGCTTTCAGCGTGAAGTATCAGCTGCAGAGCGGTCCTGCTGGTTCTCCCGTGTCCAGCGGCAGCTTCACTAGCGGCAACTACACCTTCAGCGATGGCGGTTCCCGCAGCGCTGGCGATGTGCTGTCCCTGACTGCTACTGCTGTGGACGCTGGCGCTACCGTGAGCTTCAGCGCTCCTCAGACCCTGGTTGCCGGAACTACCTCTTATGCCTTCACCTATACTGTGACTGCTGAGAATGGCACTTCTGCTACCGGCACTATCACTGTGACTTTTAGTAGCGTTGCCTAA
- the tnpA gene encoding IS200/IS605 family transposase, translated as MKEKDIGNLQHTTWRCQYHIVFAPKYRRLAIYGQIKKDVGQILRKLCEQKGVEIIEAEACPDHIHMLISIPPKYSVSQIMGYLKGKSSLMIFDRHANLKYKYGDRHFWARGYYVDTVGRNKKQIQEYIRSQLEEDKIADQISIKEFIDPFTGSKNPKA; from the coding sequence ATGAAAGAAAAAGATATAGGGAATTTGCAGCATACGACATGGAGATGTCAATACCATATCGTATTTGCCCCCAAATACAGACGGCTAGCCATATATGGACAGATCAAGAAGGATGTTGGACAAATTCTGCGGAAACTATGCGAGCAAAAAGGTGTGGAAATTATAGAAGCAGAAGCATGCCCAGACCATATTCACATGCTAATCAGCATACCGCCCAAGTACAGTGTATCACAAATCATGGGGTATCTCAAAGGAAAAAGTAGCCTGATGATATTCGACCGGCATGCGAATTTAAAATACAAGTACGGAGACAGGCATTTCTGGGCAAGAGGGTACTATGTGGACACAGTAGGGCGAAATAAAAAGCAGATACAAGAGTACATACGGAGTCAATTAGAGGAGGACAAGATCGCGGACCAAATCAGTATCAAGGAATTTATCGATCCGTTTACGGGTAGCAAGAATCCCAAGGCATAA
- a CDS encoding AraC family transcriptional regulator, which produces MGGSWFAHGADEVRELSFLFCGRQNCQSGEAVGPAVREHYVMHYCLSGRGVYRAQGVKYEIGPGDGFLILPDELSSYQADSQQPWNHIWVGFTGSRAADYLKCCGLGKERRTFQCAQSQQLEECVQAMLGFDTAGAGNELLLLGELYVFLGWIAQSAQTSVRRSRETASEYVELAMEYIRNHFQEDITVAKLAQYVGLNRSYLTTVFQNTINMSPQQYLMRFRMEWAARMLSENKLTVGEIARSCGYPDPLTFSKAFKRTLGVTPTQYRREHEEQP; this is translated from the coding sequence ATGGGTGGATCCTGGTTCGCGCACGGAGCAGATGAAGTTCGAGAGTTGTCGTTCTTGTTTTGCGGCCGCCAGAATTGTCAATCTGGAGAGGCGGTTGGCCCCGCAGTGCGGGAGCACTATGTGATGCACTATTGCTTGTCGGGACGGGGAGTGTACCGGGCTCAGGGAGTAAAGTATGAGATCGGTCCGGGAGATGGATTTTTGATTCTGCCCGATGAACTCAGCTCCTATCAGGCAGATTCCCAGCAGCCCTGGAACCATATTTGGGTAGGCTTTACCGGAAGCCGGGCGGCGGACTATCTTAAGTGCTGCGGCTTGGGAAAGGAGCGGCGTACCTTCCAGTGCGCCCAGTCCCAACAACTGGAGGAATGTGTGCAGGCCATGCTGGGCTTTGATACTGCCGGAGCGGGCAACGAATTGCTGCTGCTGGGAGAGCTGTATGTATTTCTGGGGTGGATTGCCCAGTCGGCACAAACTTCTGTCCGGCGTAGCCGGGAGACCGCATCGGAGTATGTGGAGCTGGCCATGGAGTATATCCGCAACCACTTCCAGGAGGACATCACGGTGGCCAAGCTGGCCCAGTACGTGGGGCTTAACCGCAGCTATCTGACCACAGTATTCCAAAATACCATCAACATGTCGCCCCAGCAGTATCTGATGCGGTTCCGCATGGAATGGGCAGCCAGAATGCTGAGTGAAAATAAGCTGACGGTGGGGGAGATCGCACGCTCCTGCGGCTATCCCGATCCTCTTACCTTCTCCAAGGCGTTCAAGCGCACTTTGGGAGTTACCCCCACCCAGTATCGCCGGGAGCATGAAGAACAGCCCTAG